A stretch of the Chlorobiota bacterium genome encodes the following:
- a CDS encoding fumarylacetoacetate hydrolase family protein, whose protein sequence is MKIDFQKIATFLYQNDLDKTTCKMISEDFPNLSISDAYLIQEELKKLHLIENKLIGMKMGLTSKAKMIQMNVTEPIYGFLTSKMMLKTDSTLSLTNQIHPKVEPEIALILKDDVTKILSYDEALNVIDYACSSIEVIDSRFNNFKFTLPDVISDNTSATKFVLGNERIKVSKSSLANLKIILKIDNQDVEVGNTSDVLEDPINSLCELSMMLEKNNLVLLKGFVILTGGATAAHSVKHGDLVSTVVESVGDCSLNVI, encoded by the coding sequence ATGAAAATTGATTTCCAAAAAATTGCAACATTTTTATATCAAAATGATTTAGATAAAACTACTTGCAAAATGATTTCTGAAGATTTTCCGAATTTAAGTATTAGTGATGCATACTTAATTCAAGAAGAGTTAAAAAAACTACATTTAATTGAGAACAAACTTATTGGAATGAAAATGGGTTTAACTTCTAAAGCAAAAATGATTCAAATGAATGTTACCGAACCAATTTATGGGTTTTTAACTAGTAAAATGATGCTAAAAACTGATTCAACTTTATCACTTACAAATCAAATTCATCCTAAAGTTGAACCTGAAATTGCTTTAATTTTAAAAGATGATGTTACAAAAATTTTAAGTTATGATGAAGCCTTAAATGTAATTGATTATGCTTGTTCTTCAATTGAGGTTATTGATAGTAGGTTCAATAATTTCAAGTTTACTCTGCCAGATGTCATTTCAGATAATACATCAGCAACTAAATTTGTATTAGGAAATGAAAGAATTAAAGTTAGTAAAAGTTCACTTGCAAATCTTAAAATAATTCTTAAAATCGACAATCAAGATGTTGAGGTTGGTAATACATCAGATGTATTAGAAGATCCTATAAACTCACTTTGTGAGTTATCAATGATGTTAGAAAAAAATAATTTGGTATTATTAAAGGGGTTTGTGATACTTACTGGAGGCGCTACTGCGGCTCATTCAGTTAAGCATGGTGATTTAGTAAGTACAGTTGTAGAATCTGTAGGCGATTGTTCTCTAAATGTAATCTAA
- a CDS encoding TIGR04282 family arsenosugar biosynthesis glycosyltransferase: MDVNLKSKLIIFCKYPKPGYVKTRLVPPLSFDEACELYKCFLLDSLELYDQIENVEKEIYLDNFNDLEVFKNISCNKYEIRFQKGNSLGDKISNAISDTLNNGFQKVIVIGSDSPTLPISYLTDCFNNLDNYDVVFGETDDGGYYCVGSSVFHSEIFNESLMFSTDTLLNNTIDKCNELNISFYIGKRWYDIDDYQDLKTLWSHKNLLKFSLTKNYLELLNNKYEFNK; encoded by the coding sequence GTGGATGTTAATTTAAAGTCAAAACTAATTATATTTTGTAAATATCCAAAACCAGGATATGTAAAAACAAGACTTGTTCCACCTCTGAGTTTTGATGAAGCATGTGAATTATACAAATGTTTTTTATTAGATTCATTAGAATTATATGACCAAATAGAAAATGTTGAAAAGGAAATATATTTAGACAATTTCAATGATTTGGAAGTTTTTAAAAATATTTCTTGTAATAAATATGAAATCAGATTTCAAAAAGGTAATAGTTTAGGAGATAAAATTTCAAATGCTATTTCTGATACTTTAAATAATGGATTTCAAAAAGTTATTGTTATTGGAAGCGATTCACCTACATTACCAATTTCATACCTTACCGATTGTTTCAACAACCTAGATAATTATGATGTTGTTTTTGGTGAAACAGATGATGGGGGTTATTATTGTGTAGGATCATCTGTATTTCATTCCGAGATTTTTAATGAAAGTTTGATGTTTAGTACAGATACTCTACTAAACAACACTATTGATAAATGTAATGAGTTAAATATTAGTTTTTACATTGGTAAAAGATGGTATGATATTGATGATTATCAGGATTTAAAAACTCTTTGGTCTCATAAGAATTTATTAAAGTTTTCATTGACTAAAAATTATTTAGAATTGTTAAACAATAAATATGAATTTAATAAATAA
- the nadD gene encoding nicotinate (nicotinamide) nucleotide adenylyltransferase: MNLINNPYFNQDIINKIGLFGGTFNPLHNGHIELAKNSIVSLNLDAVVFVPNYLSPFKSDQLILDDFHRFKMIELTLKNYINFFVSDFEIKSKNISYTINTIKYFQSTFPKKKFVLLIGNDSLINFDKWFNFKEMLSLIEIGVFERDSSVYNNFNIKYKEIKGCKVDVSSSLIRDKIKHFLPINNLVPNEVLKYINENKLYLNS; encoded by the coding sequence ATGAATTTAATAAATAACCCTTATTTTAATCAAGATATTATAAATAAAATTGGATTGTTTGGAGGTACTTTTAATCCTTTACATAATGGACATATTGAACTTGCAAAAAATTCCATTGTTTCTTTAAATCTTGATGCTGTTGTATTTGTTCCAAACTATTTATCTCCTTTTAAATCTGATCAATTAATTCTAGATGACTTTCATAGATTTAAAATGATAGAATTAACTTTAAAGAATTATATTAATTTTTTTGTTTCAGATTTTGAAATTAAAAGTAAAAATATTAGTTACACAATTAATACAATTAAATATTTTCAATCTACTTTTCCAAAAAAAAAATTTGTTTTATTAATTGGAAATGATTCTTTAATTAATTTTGATAAATGGTTCAATTTTAAAGAGATGTTAAGTCTTATTGAAATTGGAGTTTTTGAAAGAGATTCTTCAGTTTATAATAATTTTAATATTAAGTATAAAGAAATAAAAGGTTGCAAAGTAGATGTATCTTCTTCTTTGATAAGGGATAAAATCAAACATTTTTTACCAATTAATAATCTTGTACCTAATGAAGTGCTTAAATACATTAATGAAAATAAATTGTATCTTAACTCATGA
- a CDS encoding carbohydrate ABC transporter permease, giving the protein MKKILLHLILCLVLLGMLFPFLWMILISVRESTSDFTSIFTLFEGRFSLKNYRDVLTSGPFGIYLFNSFFISIISTIGNVFFCSTVAYALARRNFKFKYLLEISVIGVLMIPQQVVMIPLYRMMASFNLINTYWALIIPILVTPFGIFLLKQYIENIPVDMEDAAKIDGAGDWRILFKIILPITKPALIVLGVFQFLNIWNSFLYPFLFTNDESMRTLTVGLTFYLGNQSVDWGHLMAGSSISVIPVIILFIIFQKQIIQGMTDGAVKG; this is encoded by the coding sequence ATGAAAAAAATTCTTTTACATTTAATTTTATGTTTAGTTCTTTTAGGAATGCTTTTCCCATTTCTATGGATGATTTTAATTTCAGTAAGAGAAAGTACATCCGATTTTACTTCAATTTTTACTTTATTTGAAGGGAGATTTTCATTAAAAAATTATAGAGATGTTTTAACATCAGGTCCATTTGGAATTTATCTTTTTAACTCCTTTTTTATTTCAATAATTTCTACTATAGGAAATGTATTTTTTTGTTCAACAGTTGCTTATGCATTAGCAAGAAGGAATTTTAAATTTAAATATTTACTTGAAATTAGTGTTATTGGAGTTTTAATGATACCTCAACAAGTAGTTATGATTCCTTTATATAGAATGATGGCTTCTTTCAATTTAATAAATACATATTGGGCATTAATTATTCCAATTTTAGTTACTCCATTTGGTATTTTTTTGTTAAAACAATATATTGAAAATATTCCAGTTGATATGGAGGATGCTGCAAAAATTGATGGTGCAGGAGATTGGAGAATACTTTTTAAAATTATACTTCCAATTACAAAACCTGCATTAATTGTTTTAGGAGTGTTTCAATTTTTAAACATTTGGAATTCATTTTTGTATCCTTTTTTGTTTACCAATGATGAATCAATGAGAACCTTAACCGTTGGATTAACTTTTTATTTGGGTAACCAATCAGTCGATTGGGGGCACTTAATGGCTGGTTCAAGTATTTCTGTAATACCAGTAATTATTCTATTTATTATTTTCCAAAAACAAATAATTCAAGGAATGACTGATGGTGCAGTAAAAGGATAA
- a CDS encoding OmpA family protein, which translates to MNNHFNIISFYLVLVLFININKSKSQVSNVVFKNLIEINSVSDDFGLTFPIDSNIYYFTSSRVGQVNKHNIYCSNLVNGKFSNPNLMSDFIPLNVNLPDNFTEASISSGSCYISPSGNEMYFSSCDYGFGECDIYSCQKLQILPTFLKTWNISYNLGLKINTSSWDSQPCLSPIGDILVFSSNRAGGFGGRDIWFSFRKTDGSWDYPINAGENVNTNYDEVTPSFSPDKSKLYFSSNGRSGLGGFDVFFVNFNELLTNRPINFKEVNSVDDDLFFVQNYIQNKSYISSNRKGGIGGLDIYEITNLKSEIFPYLLVKGFVYDFNKMPVFAEIEVSDPQTGKLISKSINNKYDGDFYQILMKGKSYILTAKVGDLLFESKEINVQKNLSKLTITELNFNLQNIGDNLRILLSFKNNSSIIQSELMGDLSRLTKFLISNKKYRIEITGFSDDAIEPNTNQYLAALRGNSIKDYLIGNGINSDRISVNEVSATKEIIDLNPNQYVRIKLIR; encoded by the coding sequence TTGAATAACCATTTCAATATAATATCATTCTACTTAGTTTTAGTATTATTTATAAATATAAATAAAAGTAAATCACAAGTATCAAATGTCGTATTTAAAAATTTAATAGAAATAAATTCTGTATCAGATGATTTTGGATTAACATTTCCAATTGATTCAAATATCTATTATTTTACTTCATCAAGAGTTGGTCAGGTTAATAAGCACAACATATATTGTTCAAATTTAGTTAATGGGAAGTTTTCAAATCCTAATCTAATGTCCGATTTTATTCCATTAAATGTAAACTTACCAGATAATTTTACAGAGGCATCAATTAGTTCTGGCTCATGTTATATATCTCCTTCAGGAAATGAAATGTATTTCTCAAGTTGTGATTATGGTTTTGGTGAATGTGATATTTATTCTTGTCAAAAATTACAAATTCTTCCTACATTTCTTAAGACTTGGAATATTTCCTATAACCTTGGTTTAAAAATTAATACTTCTTCTTGGGATTCTCAACCATGTTTATCGCCTATTGGTGATATTCTTGTTTTTTCATCAAACAGAGCTGGTGGTTTTGGTGGCAGGGATATTTGGTTTTCATTTAGAAAAACGGATGGTTCTTGGGATTACCCAATAAATGCAGGTGAAAATGTAAATACTAATTATGACGAAGTAACACCTTCTTTTTCTCCAGATAAATCTAAATTATATTTTAGTTCTAATGGTAGAAGTGGATTAGGTGGATTTGATGTATTTTTTGTAAACTTTAATGAATTATTAACAAATAGACCAATAAATTTTAAGGAAGTTAATAGTGTTGATGATGATTTATTTTTTGTTCAAAATTATATTCAAAACAAATCTTATATTTCTTCAAATAGGAAAGGTGGTATTGGTGGCTTAGACATTTATGAAATTACAAATCTAAAAAGTGAAATATTTCCTTATTTATTAGTTAAAGGTTTTGTTTATGATTTTAATAAAATGCCAGTATTTGCTGAAATAGAAGTTAGTGATCCACAAACAGGTAAACTAATTAGTAAAAGTATAAATAACAAATATGATGGTGATTTTTATCAGATTTTAATGAAGGGCAAGTCTTATATTTTGACAGCAAAAGTTGGTGATTTATTGTTTGAATCAAAAGAAATAAATGTTCAAAAAAACTTAAGTAAATTAACAATTACAGAACTTAATTTTAACTTACAGAATATTGGAGATAATCTAAGAATTTTATTATCATTTAAAAATAATAGCAGTATAATACAGTCTGAGTTAATGGGTGATTTAAGTAGATTGACTAAATTTTTAATATCTAATAAAAAATATAGAATAGAGATTACTGGATTTTCAGATGATGCTATTGAACCCAATACTAATCAGTATTTAGCTGCTCTAAGAGGTAATTCAATTAAAGATTATTTAATAGGAAATGGAATTAATAGTGATAGAATTTCAGTTAATGAAGTTAGTGCAACAAAAGAAATAATCGATTTAAATCCAAATCAATATGTTAGAATTAAATTGATTAGGTAA
- the rnr gene encoding ribonuclease R translates to MNKNTNTKSIKEVILNIIQENSPNRLKSNQLSKTLQIKSTDNDYELVKLALVELINEGKIYQGAHRTYGFVIPTLIIEGLYESVGRAGGGIVKSNIDDSQLLIIDKDSTWNALHGDFVRAKLIKISNNEKPSKGEITRVISRNTETITGTIFQSNKNSLFLQPDDKKLGIDFLIRRKNINNARIGDKVESKLLEWFDPEELPEVSVIRVLGKAGEVRTELKSVHYTYKLKNEFPINVTNEANNFTNDISSIEISKRKDLRSINTFTIDPDDAKDFDDAISIQKVNENEFILGIHIADVSHFVTEDSCLDKEALSRGTSVYLVGEVIPMLPEHLSNDLCSLKPNIDRLTFSVLVKINLNSEILDYEICKSIIHSKKRFTYNQVLEIINGVDDELKDDILLINKIAIELRNKRKEKGSTDFDTSETKFILDETGRPVEVIHKKANAATKLIEDCMLLANRIVAEHITMKKTGNSKQGKRDSRFAPFIYRIHDSPPSDKIRDFSNFLKSLGLTFPKENIKPLDYKKLIEKVRGTENEEIVNEMAIRSMAKAVYSNNNIGHFGLAFDNYSHFTSPIRRYPDLIVHRMLNEYINDMSIQRRNHYKSILDHICDQCSLTERNSVEAERESIKIAETYFMKSKIGNEYTAVITGMMPYAIFAKIDLFGIEGKIRIKDITDDYYVYDETKKMFVGKRKKRVFKLRDKVKIRVLKVDEVETFIDFTIV, encoded by the coding sequence TTGAATAAAAATACAAACACTAAATCAATTAAAGAGGTAATCTTGAATATTATTCAAGAAAATTCACCTAATAGATTAAAATCAAATCAACTTTCAAAAACTTTACAAATTAAATCAACAGATAATGATTATGAATTAGTGAAATTAGCATTAGTTGAACTAATTAATGAAGGAAAAATTTATCAAGGTGCTCATAGAACATATGGTTTTGTAATTCCAACATTAATTATTGAAGGTTTATATGAATCTGTTGGAAGGGCAGGTGGAGGAATTGTTAAATCTAATATTGATGACTCTCAATTACTTATTATTGATAAGGATTCAACCTGGAATGCACTACATGGTGATTTTGTTAGAGCTAAATTAATTAAAATTTCGAATAATGAAAAACCTTCAAAAGGAGAAATAACTAGGGTGATTAGCAGGAATACAGAAACTATTACAGGTACAATATTTCAAAGTAATAAGAATTCATTATTTCTTCAACCAGATGATAAAAAGTTAGGAATTGATTTTCTTATCAGAAGAAAAAATATCAATAATGCTAGAATTGGAGATAAGGTTGAATCTAAATTACTTGAGTGGTTTGATCCAGAAGAACTTCCTGAAGTTTCTGTTATTAGAGTCCTAGGTAAAGCTGGTGAGGTTAGAACTGAGTTAAAAAGTGTTCATTATACTTACAAGTTAAAAAATGAATTTCCAATTAATGTTACAAATGAGGCTAATAATTTTACAAATGATATTAGTAGTATAGAAATTTCTAAAAGAAAGGATTTAAGAAGTATTAATACCTTTACTATTGATCCTGATGATGCTAAAGATTTTGATGATGCTATTTCAATTCAAAAAGTAAATGAGAATGAATTTATTTTAGGAATTCATATTGCAGATGTTAGTCATTTTGTAACTGAAGATTCTTGCTTAGATAAAGAAGCTCTCTCAAGAGGAACATCAGTTTATCTTGTAGGAGAAGTAATTCCAATGTTGCCAGAACATTTATCTAATGATTTATGTTCATTAAAACCAAATATTGATAGGCTTACATTTTCAGTTTTAGTTAAAATTAATTTAAATTCAGAAATTCTTGATTATGAAATATGTAAAAGTATTATTCATTCTAAAAAAAGATTTACATACAATCAAGTTCTTGAAATTATAAATGGAGTTGATGATGAGTTAAAAGATGATATTTTGTTAATTAATAAAATTGCTATTGAACTTAGAAATAAAAGAAAAGAAAAGGGAAGTACAGATTTTGATACATCTGAAACTAAGTTTATTCTTGATGAAACTGGAAGACCCGTTGAAGTAATTCATAAAAAAGCAAATGCAGCAACAAAACTAATTGAAGATTGTATGTTGTTAGCTAATAGAATTGTAGCTGAACATATAACAATGAAGAAAACCGGTAATTCTAAGCAAGGTAAAAGAGATAGTAGATTTGCTCCTTTCATATACAGAATTCATGATTCTCCACCATCAGATAAAATTAGAGACTTCTCTAACTTCTTAAAATCTTTAGGTCTAACTTTTCCTAAAGAAAATATAAAACCTTTGGATTATAAAAAATTAATAGAAAAAGTTCGAGGAACAGAAAATGAAGAAATTGTAAATGAAATGGCAATTAGATCAATGGCTAAAGCTGTTTATTCAAATAACAATATTGGACATTTTGGATTAGCTTTTGACAATTATTCACATTTTACATCTCCAATTAGAAGATATCCTGATTTGATAGTTCATAGAATGCTTAATGAATATATCAATGATATGTCTATTCAAAGAAGAAATCATTATAAAAGTATTTTAGACCATATTTGTGATCAATGTAGTTTAACTGAAAGAAATTCTGTTGAAGCTGAAAGGGAATCAATTAAAATTGCTGAAACATATTTTATGAAGAGTAAAATTGGAAATGAATATACTGCTGTTATTACAGGAATGATGCCATATGCAATTTTTGCAAAAATAGATCTCTTTGGAATAGAAGGCAAAATTAGGATAAAGGATATTACAGATGATTATTATGTGTACGATGAAACAAAAAAAATGTTTGTTGGTAAAAGGAAAAAAAGAGTATTTAAACTTCGTGATAAAGTTAAAATACGTGTTTTAAAAGTAGATGAAGTTGAAACTTTTATTGATTTTACAATTGTTTAA
- the arfB gene encoding aminoacyl-tRNA hydrolase: protein MIILITGEVINFSDLLFKTSRSGGNGGQNVNKIESKVELIFDFFKCSTLSDLSKTTISDILKNRINKENNIRLICDSERTQLSNKGIVIKRLQLLLNKALKPKILRKDTKPTKSSIEKRLLIKRKKSEKKISRFIQNTFE from the coding sequence ATGATAATATTGATTACTGGTGAAGTGATAAATTTTTCTGATCTACTTTTTAAAACTTCTAGAAGTGGTGGAAATGGCGGACAAAATGTAAACAAAATTGAATCAAAAGTTGAGTTAATTTTTGATTTTTTTAAATGTTCAACTTTATCAGATTTAAGTAAAACAACTATTTCTGATATATTAAAAAACAGAATAAATAAAGAAAATAACATCAGATTAATATGTGATTCGGAACGAACTCAACTTTCTAATAAAGGCATTGTAATTAAAAGACTTCAATTATTATTAAACAAAGCATTGAAACCAAAAATTTTAAGAAAAGATACTAAGCCGACAAAATCTTCAATTGAAAAGAGATTATTAATTAAAAGAAAAAAAAGTGAAAAGAAAATTTCAAGATTTATTCAAAATACTTTTGAATAA
- a CDS encoding enoyl-ACP reductase translates to MAYGLLNGKKGIVFGPMDETSLGWSIALAAQSEGADVEISNIAIATRVGRVKELAKILGDKEVYVCDASNFEELSETFKKLKEKVGKIDFIIHSVGMSNNIRKEIPYQDLNYDWYSKTLDVSAMSLHKMINAALKQDVLNDFASIISLSYVAAQRVFQTYTDMGDAKALLESITRSFGARLGEKKIRVNAVSQSPTPTRAGTGIEDFDNMFEFTNRVSPLGNATSEECANYVVTLLSDFTKKVTMQTLFHDGGYSMMGITQPMLRLMNEALKNDEMKKKAGY, encoded by the coding sequence ATGGCATACGGATTACTTAATGGAAAGAAGGGGATTGTTTTTGGTCCTATGGATGAAACCTCACTAGGTTGGAGTATTGCGTTAGCAGCACAATCTGAAGGAGCAGATGTTGAAATTTCTAATATTGCAATAGCTACTCGAGTTGGAAGGGTTAAAGAGTTAGCAAAGATTTTAGGTGATAAAGAAGTCTATGTTTGTGATGCTTCAAATTTTGAAGAACTAAGTGAAACTTTTAAAAAGTTAAAAGAAAAAGTTGGTAAAATTGATTTTATTATTCATTCTGTAGGTATGAGTAATAATATTAGAAAAGAAATTCCATATCAAGATTTAAATTATGATTGGTATTCTAAAACATTAGATGTTTCTGCAATGTCATTACATAAAATGATTAATGCTGCATTAAAACAAGATGTTTTAAATGATTTTGCGAGTATTATTTCTTTAAGTTATGTTGCTGCTCAAAGAGTTTTTCAAACTTATACTGATATGGGTGATGCTAAAGCACTTCTTGAAAGTATTACTAGAAGTTTTGGAGCAAGACTTGGAGAAAAAAAGATTAGAGTTAATGCAGTTTCACAATCACCAACACCTACTCGAGCTGGAACTGGAATTGAGGATTTCGATAATATGTTTGAATTCACAAACCGAGTTTCACCTTTAGGAAATGCTACTAGTGAAGAATGTGCAAATTATGTAGTTACTCTTTTAAGTGATTTTACAAAAAAAGTTACAATGCAAACTTTGTTTCATGATGGAGGTTATAGCATGATGGGAATTACTCAACCAATGTTGAGGTTGATGAATGAAGCGTTGAAAAATGATGAGATGAAAAAAAAGGCAGGTTATTAA
- a CDS encoding glycosyltransferase family 9 protein — protein MKILILRLSSAGDIILTSLFQRILRKKFPFAEIHFISKYEYANLIQNSPYIDKVITIKDKSTFKELLAFKSNLIKDIKEYDVIFDLHNSLRSRYLRFGLANETFVIKKPIFKKWLLVNLKLNFFKKVIPIPELYLDVGKKFGLENDNLGIEFFLEKLDSYVQKSNQLTIGIAPGAKHFSKRWLPSYYSALAKLLISRFDARIIIFGSKEEIELNFSISKLIPYESINLTGKLTLNETASTMKICNAMVTNDSALMHIATSLKIPLVSIFGSTVREFGFFPYNHLGLAKIAEVNDLKCRPCTSIGKSKCPKDHFKCMNEITPDDIIEKLKDLGVFTKIE, from the coding sequence ATGAAAATACTAATTTTAAGATTAAGTTCTGCTGGTGATATTATTTTAACATCTTTATTTCAGAGAATATTAAGGAAAAAATTTCCATTTGCAGAAATTCACTTTATTTCCAAGTACGAATATGCAAATTTAATTCAAAACTCACCTTATATTGATAAAGTAATTACAATAAAAGATAAATCTACATTTAAAGAGTTATTAGCTTTTAAATCAAATTTAATAAAAGATATTAAAGAATATGATGTAATTTTTGATTTGCATAATTCTTTAAGAAGTAGGTATTTACGTTTTGGTTTAGCTAATGAAACTTTCGTAATCAAAAAGCCAATTTTTAAAAAATGGTTACTTGTAAATTTGAAATTAAATTTTTTTAAAAAGGTTATACCAATTCCTGAACTATATTTAGATGTTGGTAAGAAATTTGGACTTGAAAATGATAATCTTGGAATAGAATTTTTTTTAGAAAAATTGGATTCTTATGTTCAGAAAAGTAACCAACTTACAATCGGAATTGCACCTGGAGCAAAACATTTTTCCAAAAGATGGTTACCAAGTTACTACTCAGCATTAGCTAAATTGTTAATTAGTAGATTTGATGCAAGAATTATTATTTTTGGTTCAAAAGAAGAAATTGAATTAAATTTTAGTATTTCTAAATTAATACCTTATGAATCAATTAATTTAACTGGAAAATTAACACTTAATGAAACTGCTTCAACTATGAAAATTTGTAATGCAATGGTTACAAATGATTCGGCATTAATGCATATTGCTACATCTTTAAAAATCCCTTTAGTATCTATTTTCGGCTCTACAGTTAGAGAGTTTGGGTTCTTCCCTTACAATCACTTAGGTTTGGCTAAAATTGCAGAGGTAAATGATTTGAAATGTAGACCTTGTACTTCAATTGGAAAATCAAAATGTCCAAAAGATCATTTTAAATGTATGAATGAAATAACTCCAGATGACATTATCGAAAAATTGAAAGATTTGGGAGTTTTTACTAAAATAGAGTAG
- the dnaK gene encoding molecular chaperone DnaK encodes MSFLQIDLSSIGKKNRVIGIDLGTTNSLVAYVDENNNQPYIIDINGDGIVPSIVALLDDKSIVVGREAKKYLITDSDKTIYSVKRLMGKSFIDIENNSEKLTYKISHRREGLVRVEIAGKEYTPIELSSMILLDLKKRAEEHFGEPVFSAVITVPAYFNDSQRQATKDAGKLAGLDVLRIINEPTAAALSYGLDKTKDGVIAVYDLGGGTFDISILKIESGVFQVLATNGNSYLGGDDLDNEITNYFIKQLSLKFNNFNPNSNQFQYIKSICEEAKKELSFKESIEIVFTIPDSNVVYKEKFNQKLLNILCGPIIEKTIKPCLNALYDSGYENELLDSVVLVGGSTRMPLVKKMVSDIFKVKVIDDINPDEVVALGAAVQADILSGNRKDTLLLDVIPLSLGIEAYGGVMSFIVSRNTPIPTQAQEVYTTQVDNQTGIKINVYQGEREFVKDNRELASFLLSPLPPLPAGMNKIEVSFVINADGILNVKAKDTRTGLVQEIDVTPSYGLTELEIERMLRDSIERAHDDINQRILVEAKNEANSMLMATEKSMKLYSKIIYENESKEINDALLNLKNSLETADNKLIRDLTDHLDRITENFAKRIMDDTINKSLKDKVISKI; translated from the coding sequence GGATAGTTCCAAGCATTGTTGCATTATTAGATGATAAATCAATTGTGGTAGGTAGAGAAGCTAAAAAATATCTAATAACTGATTCAGATAAAACTATTTATTCTGTAAAAAGATTGATGGGAAAATCATTTATTGATATTGAGAATAATTCTGAAAAATTAACTTATAAAATTTCACATAGAAGAGAAGGTTTAGTAAGAGTTGAAATTGCAGGAAAAGAATATACTCCCATTGAGCTTTCATCAATGATCTTATTAGATTTAAAAAAAAGAGCAGAGGAACATTTTGGAGAACCAGTTTTTTCGGCTGTTATTACAGTACCTGCATATTTTAATGATTCACAAAGACAAGCCACAAAAGATGCAGGTAAGTTAGCAGGATTAGATGTTTTAAGAATTATAAATGAACCAACTGCTGCTGCACTTTCTTATGGTTTAGATAAAACAAAAGATGGTGTAATTGCTGTATATGATTTAGGTGGTGGTACCTTTGACATTTCAATTTTAAAAATTGAATCTGGTGTGTTTCAAGTTTTGGCAACGAATGGAAATTCATATCTAGGAGGTGATGATTTAGATAATGAGATTACTAATTATTTCATAAAACAACTAAGTTTGAAGTTCAATAACTTCAATCCAAATAGTAATCAATTCCAATATATAAAAAGTATTTGTGAAGAAGCTAAAAAAGAGTTGTCATTTAAAGAATCTATTGAAATTGTTTTTACTATTCCAGATTCTAATGTAGTTTATAAAGAAAAATTTAATCAAAAATTATTAAACATTCTCTGCGGACCAATTATTGAAAAAACAATAAAACCTTGTTTGAATGCATTATATGATTCTGGATATGAAAATGAACTATTAGATTCGGTAGTTTTGGTTGGAGGATCAACAAGAATGCCATTAGTTAAGAAAATGGTTTCTGATATATTTAAAGTAAAGGTTATAGATGATATCAATCCAGATGAAGTTGTTGCATTAGGGGCAGCTGTTCAGGCTGATATCTTAAGTGGCAATAGAAAAGATACATTGTTATTGGATGTAATTCCACTCTCTTTAGGAATTGAAGCTTATGGTGGAGTAATGTCATTTATTGTTTCAAGAAATACACCTATTCCAACTCAAGCGCAAGAAGTTTATACTACACAAGTTGACAATCAAACAGGGATAAAAATTAATGTTTATCAAGGAGAAAGAGAGTTTGTAAAAGATAATAGGGAATTGGCATCCTTTCTTTTAAGTCCTTTACCACCTCTTCCTGCTGGCATGAATAAAATTGAAGTTTCATTTGTGATTAATGCAGATGGGATACTAAATGTAAAAGCAAAAGATACAAGAACTGGTTTGGTTCAAGAAATTGATGTAACTCCTAGTTACGGTCTTACTGAATTAGAAATTGAGAGAATGTTAAGAGATTCAATCGAAAGAGCACATGATGATATTAATCAAAGGATATTAGTTGAAGCAAAAAATGAAGCAAATTCTATGTTAATGGCAACTGAGAAATCGATGAAACTCTATTCAAAAATTATATATGAAAATGAATCAAAAGAAATTAATGATGCACTTTTAAATCTTAAAAATTCATTAGAAACTGCTGACAATAAATTAATTAGAGATTTAACTGATCATTTAGATAGAATCACTGAAAATTTTGCAAAAAGAATAATGGATGATACAATTAATAAATCCTTAAAAGACAAAGTAATTTCAAAAATCTAA